Proteins encoded within one genomic window of Anser cygnoides isolate HZ-2024a breed goose chromosome 35, Taihu_goose_T2T_genome, whole genome shotgun sequence:
- the GABBR1 gene encoding LOW QUALITY PROTEIN: gamma-aminobutyric acid type B receptor subunit 1 (The sequence of the model RefSeq protein was modified relative to this genomic sequence to represent the inferred CDS: deleted 1 base in 1 codon) — MASVPAAPPGSQRWLLVLSALLVSRPPGGTGKKAVHVGALFPMSGGWPGGQACLPAVRMALEDVNSRRDILPDYELRLIHHDSKCDPGQATKYLYELLYNDPIKIILMPGCSSVSTLVAEAARMWNLIVLSYGSSSPALSNRQRFPTFFRTHPSATLHNPTRVQLFKKWGWTKIATIQQTTEVFTSTLDDLDQRVKEAGLEITFRQSFFSDPAAPVRNLKRQDARIIVGLFYETEARKVFCEVYKEKLYGKKYVWFLIGWYADNWFRIKDPAINCTEAEMAEAVEGHVTTEIVMLNPENTRSISNMTSQEFIEKLQKRLGKNPEETGGFQEAPLAYDAIWALALALNKTSAELVKKGLRLEDFNYNNKNITDEIYRALNSSAFEGVSGHVVFDASGSRMAWTLIEQLQGGVYKKIGYYDSTKDNLSWYNNDKWIGGAPPADYTKVITTFRFLSQKLFISVSVLASLGILLAIICLAFNIYNGHVRYIQNSQPYLNNMTAVGCTLALAAVFPLGLDGYHIGPGLFPFVCQARLWLLGLGFSLAYGSMFTKIWWVHTVFTKKEEKKEKRKTLEPWKLYATVGLLVGLDVVTLIIWQIVDPLHRTIEEFTKEEPKTDTDVSILPQLEHCSSTKMNTWLGIFYGFKGLLLLLGIFLAYETKSVSTEKINDHRAVGMAIYNVAVLCLITAPVTMILSSQQDAAFAFASLAVVFSSYITLVVLFVPKMRRLITRGEWQSEQQDTMKTGSSTNNNEEEKSRLLEKENRELEKIIAEKEERVSELRQQLQDRQQLRSRRRPPTHPGRPTTILPRG; from the exons ATGGCGAGcgtccccgcggccccccccggctcccagcGCTGGCTGCTGGTGCTCAGCGCCCTGCTGGTGTCGCGCCCGCCGGGGGGGACAGGCAAGAAGGCCGTGCACGTCGGGGCGCTCTTCCCCATGAGCggggggtggccgggggggcAAGCGTGCCTGCCCGCCGTCCGCATGGCGCTGGAGGACGTCAACAGCCGGAGGGACATCCTGCCCGACTACGAGCTGCGCCTCATCCACCACGACAgcaag tgtgaCCCAGGCCAGGCCACCAAGTACCTCTACGAGCTGCTCTACAATGATCCCATCAAGATCATCCTCATGCCCGGCTGCAGCAGTGTCTCCACACTTGTGGCCGAAGCCGCCCGCATGTGGAACCTGATTGTG CTCTCCTACGGCTCAAGCTCCCCTGCCCTCTCCAACCGCCAGCGCTTCCCCACTTTCTTCCGCACCCACCCCTCGGCCACTCTGCACAACCCCACGCGCGTCCAGCTCTTCAAGAAGTGGGGCTGGACCAAGATCGCCACCATCCAGCAGACCACGGAGGTCTTCACCTCG ACCCTTGATGACCTGGACCAGCGGGTGAAGGAAGCCGGCCTGGAGATCACCTTCCGCCAGAGCTTCTTCTCTGACCCCGCCGCACCTGTGCGCAACCTCAAG CGCCAGGATGCCCGTATCATTGTGGGACTCTTCTACGAGACGGAGGCGCGTAAGGTCTTCTGCGAG GTCTACAAGGAGAAGCTGTACGGCAAGAAGTACGTCTGGTTCCTCATCGGCTGGTATGCCGACAACTGGTTCCGCATCAAGGACCCGGCCATCAACTGCACCGAGGCGGAGATGGCTGAGGCCGTGGAGGGGCACGTCACAACCGAGATTGTCATGCTCAACCCGGAGAACACCCGCAGTATCTCCAACATg ACGTCTCAGGAGTTCATCGAGAAGCTGCAGAAGAGGCTGGGCAAGAACCCAGAGGAGACGGGCGGCTTCCAGGAGGCACCGCTGGCCTACGATGCCATCTGGGCACTGGCCCTGGCCCTCAACAAGACCTCAGCGGAGCTGGTCAAGAAGGGGCTGCGCCTGGAGGACTTCAACTACAACAACAAGAACATCACTGATGAGATCTACCGGGCCCTCAACTCCTCCGCTTTTGAGGGCGTCTCG GGCCACGTTGTCTTTGATGCCAGCGGGTCCCGCATGGCCTGGACACTCATCGAGCAGCTTCAAG GAGGTGTCTACAAGAAGATCGGCTACTACGACAGCACCAAGGACAACCTGTCCTGGTACAACAACGACAAGTGGATCG gaggtgctccacCAGCTGACTACACCAAGGTCATCACCACCTTTCGGTTCCTGTCCCAGAAGCTCTTCATCTCCGTCTCAGTGCTGGCTTCGCTGGGCATCCTCTTGGCCATCATCTGCTTGGCCTTCAACATCTACAATGGGCACGTCCG GTACATCCAGAACTCCCAGCCCTACCTGAACAACATGACAGCCGTGGGCTGCACACTAGCACTTGCTGCCGTCTTCCCCCTGGGGCTGGATGGATACCACATTGGGCCGGGGCTCTTCCCCTTTGTCTGCCAG GCCCGGCTGTGGCTGCTCGGGCTGGGGTTCAGCCTGGCTTACGGCAGCATGTTCACCAAGATCTGGTGGGTCCACACCGTCTTCAccaagaaggaggagaagaaggagaagcgGAAG ACCCTGGAGCCATGGAAGCTGTATGCCACTGTGGGGCTGCTCGTGGGGCTGGACGTGGTGACGCTGATCATCTGGCAGATCGTAGACCCCCTGCACCGCACCattgag GAGTTCACCAAGGAGGAGCCCAAGACGGACACGGACGTCTCCATCCTGCCCCAGCTGGAGCACTGCAGCTCCACCAAGATGAACACGTGGCTCG GGATATTTTATGGCTTCaaggggctgctcctgctgctgggcatcTTTCTGGCATATGAGACCAAGAGTGTGTCCACCGAGAAGATCAACGACCACCGTGCCGTGGGCATGGCCATCTACAATGTGGCG GTCCTCTGCCTCATCACCGCGCCCGTCACCATGATcctcagcagccagcaggaTGCGGCCTTCGCCTTTGCCTCGTTGGCTGTTGTCTTCTCCTCCTACATCACCTTGGTCGTCCTCTTTGTGCCCAAG ATGCGGCGTCTCATCACCCGGGGCGAGTGGCAGTCGGAGCAGCAGGACACGATGAAGACGGGCTCCTCCACCAACAACAACGAGGAAGAGAAGTCCCggctgctggagaaggagaaCCGGGAGCTGGAGAAGATCATCGCCGAG AAGGAGGAGCGGGTGTCTGAGCTccgccagcagctccaggaCCGCCAGCAGCTccgctcccgccgccgc cctccAACCCATCCCGGGAGGCCGACAACCATTTTGCCCCGGGGCTAG
- the RNF225 gene encoding RING finger protein 225, with translation MPSPPGDPEGPPRDCVICFAPYDRLFKLPKALACGHVFCLECLTRVSIAAPAAPLLCPVCRRPTAVPPRRGPPALPTCSDLLPPDLPATPGGFVRFDRPKGLLLYAPHPGRLPTVTLSLEVGGSEPPPAPPGGQSGVRWPLFKAVAVAVALMVAGGLVLCGIFLFFLLPAACEGGSPVTNSTWGQPGWPPY, from the coding sequence ATGCCGAGCCCCCCGGGAGACCCTGAGGGGCCCCCTCGGGACTGCGTCATCTGCTTCGCCCCCTACGACCGCCTCTTCAAGCTGCCCAAAGCGCTGGCCTGCGGCCACGTCTTCTGCCTCGAGTGCTTGACCAGGGTCAGCATtgcagcccccgccgcccccttgCTCTGCCCCGTCTGCCGACGCCCTACAGCCGTGCCCCCCCGCCGCGGGCCCCCCGCTTTGCCCACCTGCTCTGACCTCCTGCCCCCCGACCTCCCCGCCACCCCCGGTGGCTTCGTCCGCTTCGATCGCCCCAAGGGGCTCCTGCTCTACGCCCCCCATCCTGGCCGGCTGCCCACGGTGACCCTCAGCCTGGAGGTGGGGGGGTCTgagcctcccccagcccctccggggGGCCAGAGTGGGGTGCGGTGGCCCCTCTTCAAGGCGGTGGCCGTCGCCGTTGCCCTGATGGTGGCGGGGGGCTTGGTGCTCTGCGggatcttcctcttcttcctcctgcccgCGGCGTGCGAGGGGGGCAGCCCGGTGACAAACAGCACCTGGGGGCAGCCAGGGTGGCCCCCCTACTAA
- the RPS5 gene encoding small ribosomal subunit protein uS7, producing MTDWETAPAVTETPDIKLFGKWSTDDVQINDISLQDYIAVKEKYAKYLPHSAGRYAAKRFRKAQCPIVERLTNSMMMHGRNNGKKLMTVRIVKHAFEIIHLLTGENPLQVLVNAIINSGPREDSTRIGRAGTVRRQAVDVSPLRRVNQAIWLLCTGAREAAFRNIKTIAECLADELINAAKGSSNSYAIKKKDELERVAKSNR from the exons ATGACTGACTGGGAGACGGCGCCCGCTGTCACCGAGACCCCCGACATCAAGCTCTTCGGCAAGTGGAGCACGGACGATGTGCAGATCAACGACATCTCCCTCCAG GACTACATTGCTGTCAAGGAGAAGTACGCCAAGTACCTGCCCCACAGCGCCGGGCGCTATGCGGCCAAGCGCTTCCGCAAGGCCCAGTGCCCCATCGTCGAGCGCCTCACCAACTCCATGATGATGCACGGCCGCAACAACGGCAAGAAGCTGATGACCGTGCGCATCGTCAAGCACGCCTTCGAGATCATCCACCTGCTCACCGGGGAG aACCCCCTGCAAGTCCTGGTGAACGCCATCATCAACAGCGGCCCCCGCGAGGACTCGACCCGCATCGGCCGCGCCGGCACCGTGCGGAGACAGGCTGTGGATGTGTCCCCGCTGCGCCGCGTCAACCAG GCCATCTGGCTGCTGTGCACGGGTGCCCGCGAGGCCGCTTTCCGCAACATCAAGACCATCGCGGAGTGCCTGGCCGACGAGCTCATCAACGCTGCCAAG GGCTCTTCCAACTCGTATGCCATCAAGAAGAAGGACGAACTGGAGCGTGTGGCCAAGTCCAACCGTTAA